In the genome of Cryptosporangium aurantiacum, the window GTACAGCGTCTCGTCCGGGATCGGCTCGGCGGCCAGCGCGGCCAGTCCCGGCTTCGGCGCCGCGCAGTACCGCAGCAGGGCGCCGCGGGCGTCGTCCGGGTGGAGGTTCTCCGCGCCGACCGAGTGGAAGACCCACATCTGGTCCTTGGCCCGGCTGGCCGCGACGTTCACCCGGCGGTGGTGGTCGGCGCCGGTGAACGCGGCCCGCGCCTCGTCCCGGTCGGAGACGACCAGGCTGAGGAACATCACGTCCCGCTCGGCGCCCTGGAACGTGTACGAGTCGCCGACCTTCAGCGCCCGCCGCGCCATCTCCTGCTCGCCGAGGTGCCGGACCAACTGCTCGTTGATGTACTGCGCCTGGCCACTGCTGGCCAGCAGGCTGACCACGCCGAACGTCAGGCCGGCGTACTCCGGGTCGGCGGCCAGCCGGGTGATCGTCGCGACCAGCGCGTCGGCCTCGGCGAGGTTCACCTCGCCGTAGCGGTCGCGCTTCTCCCGCGCGCCGGGCACCCGCACGATCCGCACCGGGTCGAAGCGGCCCCGGTCGGCCCGCAACGGCTGGACCGTGCCGTCGTACCACTGCTCGCTGGAGAACGTGATGATCTCCGGCACCGAGCGGAAGTGCTCGGTGAGCATCAGTGGCTCCGGTGACCGCCGCACCGCGTGGTCGTAGAGGCTGGTCGTGACGTCGAACAGCGGCCAGGACGGCAGGTCGCCGAGGTGCTCCTGGCCGAGCCGGCTCACCTCGTCGTGGGCCAGGCCGATCGCGTACGGGCCGATCTGCCGGTCGTCGCCGACCACGACCGCGCGGGTGCCCAGCGAGAGCACCGGCATCGAGAGCAGCCCGCACTGGCTCGCCTCGTCGACGATCACCACGTCGAACGGCGTCGTACCGCCGGTGAACTGCTGCAGCGCGCGCTCGACCGACATGATCCAGACCGGGACCGCGGCGACGGCCTCGCGCATGTGCTGCTGGGCCAGCGCGGTCCAGCCCGCCGAGCGGCGTCCGGAGCCCTTGCCGACCTTGCGCAGCGCCGACGCCCACCCGGCCAGCGCGTCCCTGGCGCGGTCGTCCATCCGGCCGGCGGCGGCCAGCCAGGCCGACCGGGTGGCCAGCTCGCCGACCAGTTCACGGGCCCGGTCCCGCAGCCCGTCGGCCTGCCTGCCGAGCGCGCCGGTGTCCTCGACCCCGATGACGATGCGCAGCCAGGTGTCGGCCCGGCGCCAGTTCCACGCCTGCTGGCTGACGGCCGGATCCGGCAGCTCGCCCTCGGCCGCGATCCGGCTGGCCCACAGCGGCGCGATGATCGACAGCGCGACGTGCAGCTCCTGCCAGCGCTGCATCGCGGGGCCCGCCGCGCGCAGCCGGTCGGCGTCCGCGAGCATCGCCTCCCAGCCCGCGTAGTCGCCGGTGGCCCAGGCGCGGTCGAGCTCCCGCCAGTGCGGCGACGCGTTCGCGTCCAGCAGCGCGTCGTCCAGCAGCGCACGGACCTGCTGGCCCTCGCGCTCGGCGTCGTCGCTGTCGAAGACGACGACCAGCTCGGCCGCGCGAGCGGCCGCCGCCGACACCGCGGCGGGATCGGCCCAGTCGGCCTCGCCAGGTGTCCCGGCCCGCAGAAACGCGGCCAGCCGGTCACGCAGCGTCGGCCAGTACCGCAGGCCGATGTCGACGACCTCGCCGACCTCCCGCAGGTAGCCGCTGATCACCTCGACCGTGCTCGGGTCGTCCGGCGCCTGCGGGCCGTCCAACTCAGCGACGAAGTGGTTCCAGCGCTCGGTGAGGCGTCGACGCGCCCAGTCCAGCCGGACCGTCGCCAGGGCGGCGTCCACGTCGTCGACCGTGCGCAGCGGAGCGCCGTCGACCCGGATCTCGTCCCTGACCTGGGCCAACCGCCGGTGGATCAGCCGGCTGACACCGCGCGCCTCCACCAGCCGGACCCGCAGCATGTCCAGATCGGCCCGCAGCTGACGGGTGTCGGCCCACAGGTCGTCCGGGATCTGCACCGCCCGCCCGGCCAGCACGCTGCGCCAGCGGGCGGTCTCGGTGAGCATCTCCGAGCAGCCCGTGACCTCGGCACGGCAGGTCTCGCGCCAGGCCGGGGATACCGCGAGCCGGCCGGCCAGCCGGCGTTGCCACGGCTGGTATGCCCTGGCGCGGTGAGCCAGCCGCCAGATCTCGTCGGCCAGCGCGGCGATGGTCGGGCGGCCCGCGGACCGGACGGCGGCGAGGTCGACGCCGAGCGACGCCAGCGCGCCGACCCGCTGGCGCAGCGCGTCGCTGTGTTCGTCGGTGCGGGCCAGCCGGTTACCGTCCGGAAGGGACTCTCGTTCGGGCAGCCTGCGCTGTGCGTCGACCAGGTCTTCCGGCCGGTAGGTGTTGGTCAGCTCGGTCAGTTCGACGAGCTCGGTGTCGGTGAGCGGGAACGGCGCGGACGGATCGATCGCATCCGGGACGAACGCCAGCCGGGACTCGTTGGCCCACAGCCACTCGGCGACCTCGACCGCGGTGGCCTCGGCGCCGTCGAGCAGGAACGTGCTGCTCTCCCGGTCGGCCACCGCCCGCAGGGCCTGGTACTTCCCGGCCAGGTCCTGCTCGGCCGTGTCGAGCGCGTCCCACAGTTCGGCCACCGCCTCGGCAGCGGCGTCCTGGTCGAGCGCACCGGCCTCGGCCTGCAGCTGCCGGACGGCGGTCTCCAGCTGCCCGAGCTGCTTGGCGCTGGACCCCATCACGCTGATCGCCAGCGGGCGCAGTGCGGCGGGCAGCTTGTCGCGGACCTCGGCCAGCGGCTCGTCGCGGTGCGAGACCACGAGCACCCGCCTGCCGTGGGCGACCAGGTGACAGATCAGGTTCGCGATCGTGTGGGTCTTACCGGTGCCCGGCGGGCCCTGCACCGCGACCATGCGCTGCCGGGCCAGCCGGCGGGCGATCGTCTCCTGCTCCAGGTTCGCGGGCAGCGGGAACAGCAGGCGCTCGCCGATCGGCTGCCACTGCTCGGGCGGGTCGTCGGGCAACTCCAGCGTCGACGGGTCGTCGGCGAGCAGCGCCGCCAGCGAACCGGACGGGATGTACCCGGCGGCCAGCGCGCCCCGCAGGTCACCGAGGAACCCGGACAGCGCGGTGCGCCGCGGACGCAGCAGCAGCACGCCGGTGTCGCGGACGTGCGGCTCGTCGACCTCGGCGTCCTCGCGCACCACCCGGGGCGGCAGGCCCAGCCGCCGCAGCGCGGAGCGGTAGAACTCGGTGCGGGTGGACTGCTGCCACGGGTCGAGCGTCACCGCGCCGCCGGGGCCCGCCAGGTCGTGCAGCCGGGCGTCCGGCCCGTCGGGTAAACCCTCGAACGCGTCGGTCTGCAGCCGGAGCTCACCCGTCGGTGCGACGGTCAGCGCTCCGGTCTCCGGGTCGACGTCGATCGAGATCGACGCCGCCAGCAGCGGGTCCTCGACGGCCAGCCCGCCCACGACACCGGTGAAGATGCCGAAACCCCAGACCAGCTCGTGGGACGCCTCCAGCCGTACGGCGGCTTGCCGCAGCTCGACCAGGCGCGAATAGGCGCCGCGGACGGCGTCCGCCTCGGCTGCGGTCACGGCCCACGGGCGCCAGAGCCGGTGCACCCACTCGTCGACGGCGGGCTCGACCGCGTCCAGGTCGAGGTCGGCGTCGCGTTCGACGGCGATCTCCCGCCAGCCCTCGCGCAGCGAGGGTTCCCGACGCGGGTCGTCGACCGGACCGTCGAGCAGCGACCGGACGACCGACGGCAGGTCCGGCGGCCGCGGCCGCGGCGGCCGACGCAGTTCCAGCCAGCGTTCCTCGGTGCGGGGCTCACCGGCCGCTTCGGCAGGCGCCGGGTCACCGGCCGTCCAGCAGCCGGGCTTGCCCGCGGGTAACGCCGTCTGCCAGACGACGGAAGCCGCTGCCTCGAGCGTCCGCGCCGGGCGGGCTGAGAGCGCGCGGACAGCAGACAGGTAGTCGGCGAATCGGGACACCCGACTTCGCAACGCCTCAACCCGGTCGGTCGCCGCCGCCACAGGAAACACCGCCGTCACTAGCGCCTCTCGATCCCCCACCGGCCTCCGGCCGACCGTACCGGTGAACACCATCCGGAGGGCAGGGGTCCAGCGCTACCTCACCCGGGAGGATGAGGTTTCTTCGGCCACCTGACCGACCACGGAGAAATGGCAAGTACAAGCGGAGTTCGTACCCTCGCGACGAGCGAGAATTTACGTCACTCCGCTGTGTGCTCGCTCAGCGCCGCTGCCCTTCGCTCGTAGCGCTCGACCATCGCGGTCAGCGCGCGCCGGGAATCGCCGGTCAGTCCGGCGTCCCGGACGTCGGGCCAGCCCTCGATCTCGGCCTCGGCGACGTCGCACCAGTCCAGCATCGTCTCGGCGAAATCCGCGTAAAAGCGGGCCAGCAGACCGACCAGATGGGCACGTTCCGGGAACGGCCCGCCGCCGTCCAGATAGGCGCGCATCTGCGCGGCGCCGTTGGCGTAGGTCTCGGCGACCGCTGCCCGGGTGGCCCGGATCGCCTGCACGGCGTCCGCCTTCTCGCCCTGGTCGGCGAAGAGCAGCCGGAGCAGCCCCTCGATCTCGAGCTGCGGGGCTGCGGGCGGCGTGGCCAGCCAGTTCCGCAGCGCTCGACGGCCGGCCGGGGTGATCGCGTAGGAGGTGCGTTCGCGGTTGCCGGTGCGCTCGGTGGTGCCGGTGGCGTACTCCCACCGGACCAGGCGCTTGACCTCGCCGTAGATGTGCGCCTCGCTCCGCGGCCAGAACAGCCGCATGC includes:
- a CDS encoding AAA domain-containing protein, producing MSRFADYLSAVRALSARPARTLEAAASVVWQTALPAGKPGCWTAGDPAPAEAAGEPRTEERWLELRRPPRPRPPDLPSVVRSLLDGPVDDPRREPSLREGWREIAVERDADLDLDAVEPAVDEWVHRLWRPWAVTAAEADAVRGAYSRLVELRQAAVRLEASHELVWGFGIFTGVVGGLAVEDPLLAASISIDVDPETGALTVAPTGELRLQTDAFEGLPDGPDARLHDLAGPGGAVTLDPWQQSTRTEFYRSALRRLGLPPRVVREDAEVDEPHVRDTGVLLLRPRRTALSGFLGDLRGALAAGYIPSGSLAALLADDPSTLELPDDPPEQWQPIGERLLFPLPANLEQETIARRLARQRMVAVQGPPGTGKTHTIANLICHLVAHGRRVLVVSHRDEPLAEVRDKLPAALRPLAISVMGSSAKQLGQLETAVRQLQAEAGALDQDAAAEAVAELWDALDTAEQDLAGKYQALRAVADRESSTFLLDGAEATAVEVAEWLWANESRLAFVPDAIDPSAPFPLTDTELVELTELTNTYRPEDLVDAQRRLPERESLPDGNRLARTDEHSDALRQRVGALASLGVDLAAVRSAGRPTIAALADEIWRLAHRARAYQPWQRRLAGRLAVSPAWRETCRAEVTGCSEMLTETARWRSVLAGRAVQIPDDLWADTRQLRADLDMLRVRLVEARGVSRLIHRRLAQVRDEIRVDGAPLRTVDDVDAALATVRLDWARRRLTERWNHFVAELDGPQAPDDPSTVEVISGYLREVGEVVDIGLRYWPTLRDRLAAFLRAGTPGEADWADPAAVSAAAARAAELVVVFDSDDAEREGQQVRALLDDALLDANASPHWRELDRAWATGDYAGWEAMLADADRLRAAGPAMQRWQELHVALSIIAPLWASRIAAEGELPDPAVSQQAWNWRRADTWLRIVIGVEDTGALGRQADGLRDRARELVGELATRSAWLAAAGRMDDRARDALAGWASALRKVGKGSGRRSAGWTALAQQHMREAVAAVPVWIMSVERALQQFTGGTTPFDVVIVDEASQCGLLSMPVLSLGTRAVVVGDDRQIGPYAIGLAHDEVSRLGQEHLGDLPSWPLFDVTTSLYDHAVRRSPEPLMLTEHFRSVPEIITFSSEQWYDGTVQPLRADRGRFDPVRIVRVPGAREKRDRYGEVNLAEADALVATITRLAADPEYAGLTFGVVSLLASSGQAQYINEQLVRHLGEQEMARRALKVGDSYTFQGAERDVMFLSLVVSDRDEARAAFTGADHHRRVNVAASRAKDQMWVFHSVGAENLHPDDARGALLRYCAAPKPGLAALAAEPIPDETLYAACESELERSVLRRLLDVGIRPAVQYAIGRHRVDFVLPTADGRRLAIECDHGRYRGVTRWAEEMRRQTVLERVGGCVFWRVRGTLFARDPDAALAGLWPLMDDLGLLPEEARGLLAPTEPEVEPEEESPAGEWIEGQGWVESEAEGEDWGAEWNEGAAWTSDEEAAAAGLTDLTVVLPVVRLPADDADAEPAEEQAPEPVASPVATEEEPVPEWAGDAPTVARLEDLPGAVDAVMPWVGDAPTIPTADALPNGHPATLLPGLAPRSPAAPVPAGPPAQPVPVPPMPAPPPAPAPSAPAGQPVPASVVPALPTRQPIAVPPPDELPQAAPQAPQAPQAPPVAPTPPVSWWDKESVEPVQPVRASQATDLTRQLPVVPEPAETASAGYQEVGAIRPEEARAALVAYRSRVDTPVQAGGKIVGWACFYPDDSIEALRNRANVEVMRQEEASTETAGWLTAREAAAVVAAAEQRRDVPVVDPAIGEVGVARYVPEDPENPTRLLRAAR
- a CDS encoding PadR family transcriptional regulator, translated to MRTEPTTSSYALLGLLAIRPWTAYDLTRQAQRSMRLFWPRSEAHIYGEVKRLVRWEYATGTTERTGNRERTSYAITPAGRRALRNWLATPPAAPQLEIEGLLRLLFADQGEKADAVQAIRATRAAVAETYANGAAQMRAYLDGGGPFPERAHLVGLLARFYADFAETMLDWCDVAEAEIEGWPDVRDAGLTGDSRRALTAMVERYERRAAALSEHTAE